A window of the Hydrogenobacter hydrogenophilus genome harbors these coding sequences:
- a CDS encoding EamA family transporter, with amino-acid sequence MKAFFLALLASLVWGLAPSFFKLVIKEGIPPSVILIFHNLSAFITAVLITAILGESLWVNPKYLMFAFIGGFLSGFLGLYLFFLALRHGDVSIVSPVASISPLWSAMFAYVFLGESLSWQKVAGIVLIIAGVSLLSLSFQK; translated from the coding sequence ATGAAGGCTTTTTTTCTGGCTTTGCTGGCAAGCTTGGTATGGGGTTTAGCGCCTTCCTTTTTTAAGTTAGTGATCAAAGAGGGTATTCCACCCTCTGTTATCTTAATATTTCACAACCTCTCCGCTTTTATTACAGCAGTTCTCATTACCGCTATACTTGGTGAATCCCTATGGGTAAATCCTAAGTACTTAATGTTTGCCTTTATTGGAGGCTTTCTTTCGGGTTTTTTAGGTCTTTACCTTTTCTTCTTAGCTTTGCGTCATGGTGATGTTTCTATTGTTTCACCAGTAGCTTCCATATCACCTCTTTGGAGCGCTATGTTTGCCTATGTGTTTCTTGGAGAATCTCTAAGTTGGCAAAAAGTCGCTGGTATAGTGCTCATAATAGCAGGTGTTTCCTTACTGTCCTTATCTTTCCAAAAGTGA
- a CDS encoding polysaccharide ABC transporter ATP-binding protein — translation MHIIELKDVSKIYRVYKKPSDRLKEILFRKRFSHEKIALKNINLKVRKGEALGVLGENGAGKSTLLSIMSGVQEPSSGEVRVSGRVSAILELGAGFHPEFTGIENAYMYASLNGLSKKDIDQRIDFIRDFSELGDHIYQPIKTYSTGMVVRLAFSVMIALEPDIFIIDEALSVGDIHFQKKSFDKIREFKERGGTLIFTTHSTYQITNICDRAIWLKDGSIQMEGDPFYVVKEYEDYMREKDKGNTNIQIQRANITHAYIEDFKLSHQEIRPGYTLKALVRIKSSKREKVVLAIIFRRNDNIMLSVYSTKHEGVEIVVNDSLDVVFSFEDFPLLYGRYFADAYLLDESASVIYDVKSLPFDVPKGSVLELGIFRIKGKLELNPVRYSFSKL, via the coding sequence ATGCACATAATAGAACTAAAAGATGTGTCAAAAATTTACAGAGTTTACAAAAAGCCGTCAGACAGACTAAAAGAGATTCTTTTCCGAAAGCGCTTCAGCCACGAGAAAATAGCTTTAAAGAATATAAACCTAAAGGTAAGAAAAGGTGAGGCTCTTGGTGTTTTGGGAGAAAACGGTGCCGGTAAGAGTACACTGCTCTCCATAATGTCTGGTGTGCAAGAACCAAGTTCTGGAGAAGTAAGGGTGTCAGGAAGAGTATCTGCCATATTGGAGCTGGGTGCTGGTTTTCACCCAGAGTTTACTGGTATAGAAAACGCTTACATGTACGCTTCTTTGAATGGCCTTTCAAAAAAGGATATAGACCAAAGGATTGATTTTATAAGGGATTTTTCCGAGCTTGGGGACCATATTTACCAACCCATAAAGACTTACTCCACAGGAATGGTGGTCAGGCTTGCCTTTTCTGTAATGATAGCATTGGAACCTGATATTTTCATCATAGATGAAGCTCTATCTGTTGGGGACATACACTTTCAGAAGAAATCCTTTGACAAGATAAGGGAGTTCAAAGAAAGAGGCGGTACGCTGATTTTTACAACGCATTCCACATATCAAATAACTAACATTTGCGATAGAGCCATATGGCTAAAAGATGGAAGTATACAGATGGAAGGAGATCCTTTTTATGTGGTCAAGGAGTACGAGGACTACATGAGAGAAAAGGACAAAGGAAATACAAATATACAAATACAAAGAGCTAACATAACTCACGCTTACATAGAAGACTTCAAACTATCCCATCAGGAGATAAGACCTGGATATACCCTAAAAGCTTTGGTAAGGATAAAGTCAAGTAAAAGGGAAAAGGTGGTTCTTGCTATCATCTTCAGGAGGAATGATAATATAATGCTTAGTGTTTACTCTACAAAGCACGAAGGTGTAGAGATAGTGGTTAATGATAGCTTGGATGTGGTGTTTTCTTTTGAGGACTTTCCTTTACTTTACGGTAGATACTTTGCAGATGCGTATCTTTTGGACGAAAGCGCCAGTGTAATTTACGATGTGAAAAGCTTACCTTTTGACGTACCAAAAGGGTCTGTTTTAGAGCTGGGTATATTTAGGATAAAGGGGAAGTTGGAATTAAATCCTGTCCGCTATAGCTTTAGCAAACTCTAA
- the xth gene encoding exodeoxyribonuclease III, whose translation MQEKIRKNGNFKVASYNVNSINTRKELVLSWLERDPVDILCLQELKVPDENFPTEDFLKLGYKCYTYGQKTYNGVAICSKLELQEVFKGMGDPLYDEEKRVIGGRLKDLWIINVYFPHGEARGGKKFYWKLNFYERFLRFLQERFSPDDKIILVGDMNVALEDIDVYDPVLLKDTIGTMEEERQALRKVLSWGFIDAFRYLYPQKRQFTWWDYIGGMIWKDQGMRIDYILITKPLLPHLRDVYVDMWPRKRRVPKPSDHAPVIGVFEI comes from the coding sequence ATGCAAGAGAAAATTAGAAAAAACGGAAACTTTAAGGTAGCATCTTACAATGTAAACTCAATAAACACAAGAAAAGAGCTTGTCCTGTCTTGGTTAGAAAGGGATCCCGTGGATATCCTTTGCCTCCAGGAACTCAAAGTGCCGGACGAAAACTTTCCTACAGAAGACTTTCTAAAGCTCGGGTATAAGTGCTACACTTATGGACAAAAAACTTACAACGGAGTGGCTATATGCTCTAAGCTTGAACTACAAGAGGTTTTCAAAGGTATGGGGGATCCCCTCTACGATGAGGAAAAGCGGGTAATAGGTGGAAGGCTAAAGGACTTGTGGATTATAAACGTTTATTTCCCTCACGGAGAAGCCCGTGGAGGCAAAAAGTTTTATTGGAAACTGAACTTTTACGAAAGGTTCTTAAGGTTTTTACAAGAGCGCTTCAGCCCAGATGATAAGATAATACTTGTGGGTGATATGAATGTAGCTCTTGAAGATATAGATGTTTACGACCCTGTGCTTTTAAAGGACACTATAGGAACTATGGAAGAGGAGAGACAAGCTCTGAGAAAAGTTCTATCATGGGGTTTTATAGATGCTTTTAGATACCTTTATCCCCAAAAGAGACAGTTTACTTGGTGGGATTACATAGGAGGCATGATCTGGAAAGACCAAGGTATGCGCATTGACTACATCTTGATAACAAAACCCTTATTACCACACCTGAGAGATGTTTATGTGGATATGTGGCCAAGAAAAAGAAGAGTTCCAAAACCATCAGACCATGCGCCTGTGATCGGGGTGTTTGAGATATGA
- a CDS encoding NADP-dependent isocitrate dehydrogenase yields MIKMDNVYKWEGSVKLPQEGEFIRIGEDKNIHVPDQPIIPFIEGDGIGSEITPAMIHIVNTAVEKAYGGSRTIYWVELLAGDKAEEKTGKRMPEETLEFLKQAVVGIKGPLGTPVGKGGKSLNAILRQSMDFYSAIRPVYWLGQPTPIPNPERVNLAVFRENSDDVYMSIEYMPKAENTQKVRKFFIEEMGVSEYALPEDCGITVKPMSEYKTKRHVRKALRWAIENNKKVVAVVGKGNIMKATEGAFMNWAFEVAKEPEFEGKVITEGEPKDGQVLMVKVITDQMLMQLVLKPEAYDVIITQNLNGDYISDLASALVGGPGFVPSGNIGDGYALFESTHGTAYDIAGKGIANPLSLTLSGAMMLEYLGWKEASQLIYHAVKRAIEDKLGTPDIANGFRRQGITAKELSTLEFAKAIADRI; encoded by the coding sequence ATGATAAAGATGGATAATGTCTACAAATGGGAAGGAAGTGTAAAATTACCACAGGAAGGCGAGTTTATAAGGATAGGAGAGGACAAAAACATACATGTGCCCGACCAACCCATCATACCATTCATAGAGGGTGATGGTATAGGTTCGGAAATCACACCTGCCATGATACATATAGTAAATACTGCTGTAGAGAAAGCCTACGGAGGTTCAAGAACCATCTACTGGGTAGAGCTTTTGGCGGGTGATAAAGCAGAGGAGAAAACAGGAAAGAGAATGCCAGAAGAGACCTTGGAGTTTCTAAAACAGGCAGTTGTAGGTATAAAGGGACCACTTGGAACACCTGTAGGGAAAGGAGGTAAGTCCCTTAATGCCATACTGCGTCAATCTATGGACTTTTATTCTGCCATAAGACCCGTATATTGGCTTGGACAACCTACTCCCATACCTAATCCAGAAAGGGTAAACTTAGCCGTTTTCAGGGAAAACTCCGATGATGTATACATGTCCATAGAGTACATGCCTAAAGCTGAAAACACTCAGAAAGTTAGAAAGTTTTTCATAGAGGAAATGGGGGTTTCTGAATATGCTCTTCCTGAAGATTGCGGAATTACGGTAAAACCCATGAGCGAGTATAAAACAAAAAGACATGTAAGAAAAGCTTTAAGATGGGCAATAGAAAATAACAAAAAGGTAGTAGCGGTTGTAGGAAAGGGGAACATAATGAAAGCCACAGAAGGTGCCTTTATGAACTGGGCTTTTGAGGTGGCAAAGGAACCTGAATTTGAAGGAAAAGTAATAACTGAAGGGGAGCCAAAAGATGGTCAAGTGCTTATGGTCAAAGTCATAACCGATCAGATGCTCATGCAGTTGGTGCTAAAGCCAGAAGCTTACGATGTCATCATCACGCAGAACCTTAATGGAGATTACATATCAGACTTAGCTTCTGCTCTTGTAGGTGGTCCGGGCTTTGTGCCCAGCGGAAATATAGGTGATGGATACGCTCTTTTTGAAAGTACTCATGGAACAGCCTACGACATAGCGGGTAAAGGTATAGCCAATCCTCTTTCCCTTACTCTCTCTGGGGCGATGATGTTAGAGTATTTAGGTTGGAAAGAGGCAAGTCAGCTCATATACCACGCAGTAAAGAGAGCAATAGAGGACAAACTTGGTACACCAGACATAGCCAATGGCTTTAGAAGACAAGGTATAACAGCAAAAGAACTAAGTACCTTAGAGTTTGCTAAAGCTATAGCGGACAGGATTTAA
- a CDS encoding class I SAM-dependent methyltransferase, whose amino-acid sequence MIDALIEEVSKRTEGGLCVELPDGRAIGNGTCRVRIKDSKAVRNILRNPEMGFGEAYMKGDIEINGDLERFLIACVSYLKEKESDKSFRNSLIRNILKVLGFLKFVEGKEVRKHYDLGNDFYSLWLDSSMTYSCAFFSSKDQSLEEAQAEKRSIIYEKLQLTDGDKLLDIGCGWGSIILEVPKLYNIQTVGITLSKNQYEYIKSKIEREGLQDKVRVYLMHYEDLPSLGEKFNKVVSVGMFEHVGKGRHRTFFKVVDRIMDDGGLFLLHTIGKVLPETQSQWIRKYIFPGGYIPALTEILQATKGLGFNLIDIDNWRLHYYRTLKEWRKRFYQHREKVIQKYGEEFFRMWELYLTSSAVSFLTASNHLFQLLFSKGVVNDYPIMKRYFLPAYEVLK is encoded by the coding sequence ATGATAGATGCTCTGATAGAAGAGGTAAGCAAAAGGACTGAAGGTGGTCTCTGTGTTGAACTTCCTGACGGTAGGGCCATAGGTAATGGTACTTGCAGAGTGAGGATCAAAGACTCAAAGGCTGTTAGAAACATACTAAGAAATCCTGAGATGGGTTTTGGTGAAGCCTATATGAAAGGAGACATAGAGATAAACGGGGACTTAGAGCGTTTTTTAATAGCTTGCGTAAGCTACTTGAAAGAGAAGGAGAGTGATAAAAGTTTTAGGAATAGCTTGATTAGGAATATCTTGAAAGTATTAGGTTTTTTGAAGTTTGTTGAAGGAAAGGAAGTAAGAAAACACTACGACCTTGGGAATGACTTTTACAGTCTCTGGCTTGACAGTTCTATGACCTACTCGTGTGCCTTTTTTTCTTCTAAAGACCAAAGTCTTGAAGAGGCACAGGCTGAAAAGAGAAGTATAATTTACGAAAAACTACAGCTCACAGATGGTGATAAACTACTGGATATAGGCTGTGGATGGGGTTCTATAATCCTTGAAGTGCCAAAGCTTTACAACATACAAACAGTGGGAATAACCCTTTCAAAGAATCAGTACGAGTATATAAAATCCAAGATAGAGAGAGAGGGACTACAAGATAAAGTAAGGGTTTACCTTATGCATTACGAAGACTTACCCAGTTTAGGAGAAAAGTTTAACAAGGTTGTTTCTGTAGGTATGTTTGAGCATGTAGGTAAGGGAAGACATAGAACTTTCTTTAAAGTAGTTGATAGAATCATGGACGATGGTGGACTCTTCTTGCTTCATACCATAGGAAAGGTGCTTCCAGAGACCCAAAGCCAATGGATAAGAAAGTACATATTCCCAGGTGGGTATATACCTGCTCTTACAGAGATACTCCAAGCTACAAAAGGCTTAGGCTTTAATCTCATAGACATAGATAATTGGAGACTTCACTACTATAGAACCCTAAAAGAGTGGAGAAAAAGGTTTTACCAACATAGAGAAAAAGTTATACAAAAGTATGGTGAGGAATTCTTCCGTATGTGGGAGCTTTATCTTACATCTTCCGCTGTATCTTTCCTGACCGCTTCTAATCATCTCTTCCAACTGCTCTTTTCCAAGGGTGTGGTGAATGATTACCCCATAATGAAAAGATATTTCCTACCTGCTTATGAAGTGTTAAAATAG
- the ileS gene encoding isoleucine--tRNA ligase translates to MRDYKETLNLPKTDFPMKANLPEREPIILKRWEGLYKKLESATQGRPLFVLHDGPPYANGNIHIGHALNKVLKDVINKYMLMSGYKIHYIPGWDCHGLPIEQQVEKELKAKKIDKESISKVEFRKLCREYAKKFVDIQREEFKRLGVLGNWEEPYLTMDPSYQAGEVRELGRLFKKGFVIKSKKPVYWCIYDKTAEAEAEVEYYERQDPSIYVKLPLINQKSIYLVIWTTTPWTLPANMGVMVGEDYEYVFYQVGDETYIIAKELVEDFENITQLKGRVVKSVKGKELLELEYQSPYGGINKVYPSEFVELTAGTGIVHMAPGHGREDYLVGIRYGLEPFAPVDDEGRFIPPAPDFLRGIRVFDANKLIIEDLKSRGLLLYEGTITHSYPHCWRCKNPVIFRATSQWFISMEGKKDGKTLRELALEEIDKVKWIPPYGINRIRSMVETRPDWCISRQRYWGVPITVFYCKRCGHIIAEEEVFEHVARLIENHPYGADVWFELTEKELLPEGYACPKCGSDEFRKEEDILDVWFDSGSSHACVLRRMGIETADMYLEGSDQHRGWFQSSLLESVASYGKAPYKSVLTHGFTVDEQGRKMSKSLGNVVSPQEVIKDLGADILRLWVVSEDYTQDVKLGRSILQRVVEDYKKIRNTLRFLLANLYDFTSRDVLPYHQLHHFDRWMISRLQLILKELHKHYREYAFHRVYQIIRNFCSVELSSLYLDVLKDRLYTYAPDSWERRSAQTVLYHLLKALTLVMAPFLSFTVEEVWEYIRKMDESLEESVFFHTIPSPDDNLIDQELLTDYSKLEKLRDEVMKAIEMARKDKYINHPYEAKVFLWGNQEYMDLVRKYKDYIKFYLTVSQVELSEGGYYITNSEEGVFVGVQKAEGKKCPRCWMYYREEEFVGELCNRCATAVVKMGLQV, encoded by the coding sequence ATGAGAGACTATAAGGAAACGCTGAACCTTCCCAAAACAGATTTTCCTATGAAAGCCAACCTACCAGAAAGGGAACCTATCATTCTCAAAAGGTGGGAGGGTCTCTACAAAAAGTTAGAATCTGCTACACAAGGCAGACCTCTTTTTGTGCTTCACGATGGACCCCCCTACGCTAACGGCAACATACACATAGGGCATGCGCTAAACAAGGTGTTAAAAGATGTTATAAACAAATACATGCTCATGTCTGGCTACAAAATACATTACATACCAGGATGGGACTGTCATGGACTTCCCATAGAACAGCAGGTAGAAAAAGAGCTAAAAGCCAAGAAGATAGACAAAGAAAGCATAAGTAAAGTGGAATTTAGAAAACTATGCAGAGAGTATGCGAAGAAGTTCGTAGACATTCAAAGAGAAGAGTTCAAAAGGTTAGGCGTGCTGGGAAACTGGGAAGAGCCATATCTGACTATGGACCCAAGCTATCAGGCAGGTGAGGTAAGAGAACTGGGAAGACTCTTTAAAAAAGGTTTTGTGATAAAAAGCAAAAAGCCTGTTTATTGGTGCATATACGATAAAACAGCGGAAGCGGAGGCAGAAGTAGAGTATTACGAAAGACAGGACCCAAGTATTTATGTAAAGCTCCCTCTGATAAACCAAAAAAGCATCTATCTTGTTATATGGACTACTACACCTTGGACACTTCCCGCAAACATGGGTGTTATGGTAGGAGAGGACTACGAGTATGTCTTTTACCAAGTAGGAGACGAGACATACATAATCGCTAAGGAGCTTGTTGAAGACTTTGAAAACATCACTCAGCTAAAAGGTAGGGTCGTTAAAAGCGTTAAGGGGAAAGAACTTTTGGAGCTTGAGTACCAATCACCTTACGGAGGGATAAATAAGGTTTATCCCTCAGAGTTTGTGGAGTTAACTGCTGGCACGGGCATAGTGCATATGGCACCAGGACACGGTAGGGAGGACTACCTTGTGGGAATAAGGTACGGACTTGAACCCTTTGCACCCGTTGATGATGAAGGGAGGTTTATACCACCCGCACCTGACTTTTTAAGAGGCATAAGGGTATTTGATGCCAACAAACTCATAATAGAGGACCTAAAGAGCAGGGGGCTTTTGCTTTATGAAGGCACTATTACTCACTCTTATCCACACTGCTGGAGATGTAAAAATCCAGTGATATTCAGAGCAACATCTCAGTGGTTTATAAGCATGGAAGGCAAAAAGGATGGAAAAACCCTCAGGGAGTTAGCCCTTGAGGAGATAGACAAAGTCAAGTGGATACCACCCTATGGAATAAACAGAATAAGGTCTATGGTGGAAACCAGACCAGATTGGTGCATATCAAGACAGCGCTACTGGGGAGTTCCCATAACGGTCTTTTACTGTAAAAGATGTGGCCATATAATAGCAGAAGAAGAAGTATTTGAGCATGTGGCAAGGCTTATAGAAAACCATCCTTATGGTGCGGATGTGTGGTTTGAACTAACAGAAAAAGAGCTTCTACCAGAAGGCTATGCGTGTCCCAAGTGTGGAAGCGATGAGTTTAGGAAGGAAGAGGACATTCTTGATGTGTGGTTTGATTCTGGATCTTCCCATGCGTGCGTTTTGAGGAGAATGGGTATAGAAACTGCAGACATGTACTTGGAAGGGTCTGACCAACACAGAGGATGGTTTCAGTCATCACTCCTTGAGTCTGTAGCATCTTACGGAAAAGCTCCCTACAAGTCTGTACTCACACACGGCTTTACCGTTGATGAACAGGGGAGGAAGATGTCCAAATCCTTGGGTAATGTGGTCTCTCCTCAGGAAGTCATAAAAGATTTAGGAGCGGACATATTAAGACTTTGGGTAGTATCAGAAGATTACACCCAAGATGTAAAGTTAGGCAGATCCATACTCCAAAGAGTAGTTGAGGACTACAAGAAAATAAGGAACACCTTAAGGTTTCTACTGGCTAACCTTTATGACTTTACTTCACGGGATGTTCTTCCCTATCATCAGCTTCACCACTTTGACAGATGGATGATATCACGCCTTCAGCTCATATTAAAGGAACTGCACAAGCACTACAGGGAGTATGCCTTTCACAGGGTTTATCAGATCATCAGGAATTTCTGCAGTGTGGAACTTTCAAGTTTGTATCTTGATGTGCTAAAAGACAGGCTCTATACCTACGCACCAGACTCTTGGGAAAGAAGATCCGCTCAGACAGTTTTGTACCATCTTCTAAAAGCTTTGACTTTAGTTATGGCTCCCTTTTTGAGCTTTACCGTGGAGGAGGTTTGGGAATACATAAGAAAAATGGACGAAAGTCTTGAAGAGAGCGTTTTCTTCCACACCATACCCTCTCCAGACGATAACCTGATAGACCAAGAACTACTCACAGATTACTCCAAGCTTGAAAAGTTAAGGGACGAGGTTATGAAAGCCATAGAGATGGCAAGAAAAGATAAGTACATTAACCATCCTTACGAAGCCAAGGTTTTCCTTTGGGGTAATCAGGAGTATATGGACCTTGTAAGAAAGTACAAAGACTACATAAAGTTTTACCTCACAGTCAGTCAGGTGGAGCTATCAGAAGGAGGTTATTACATAACCAACAGCGAGGAAGGTGTATTTGTAGGCGTACAAAAGGCTGAAGGCAAGAAATGTCCAAGATGTTGGATGTACTACAGGGAGGAAGAGTTTGTAGGAGAACTTTGTAATAGATGTGCGACAGCAGTGGTTAAAATGGGTCTGCAGGTGTAA
- a CDS encoding deoxyribonuclease IV: MPRLGVHVSSAGSIINTFERAKQVGAEVFQFFLRSPRAWKAKDISPEEVETFKKLKKSWDYIMVHAPYLLNLASQDDSLRKKSVEVFLEELKLCDLLGVDYYNFHPGTAKGISDEEGIRNIIRSLEEVFSTYTPKHTCVLFENTAGEKGDLGKNFEELKKLIEPFKDLKVGVCIDTCHAFAYGYAINTAEGFNAFKKEAESTVGIESIKAVHCNDSKVPLGGKKDRHEHIGLGYMGTQAFRLFLKDPYFSNLPYYLETPKEDDWDRKNLQTLRSIL, encoded by the coding sequence ATGCCCCGCTTAGGTGTCCATGTATCTTCTGCTGGTTCCATAATAAATACCTTTGAGAGAGCAAAGCAGGTAGGGGCTGAAGTCTTTCAGTTCTTTTTGAGAAGCCCAAGAGCTTGGAAAGCAAAAGATATAAGCCCAGAAGAAGTAGAAACCTTTAAAAAGCTTAAAAAGAGCTGGGATTATATTATGGTTCATGCTCCTTATCTTTTAAACTTAGCAAGCCAAGATGACAGCTTGAGAAAAAAGTCCGTAGAGGTGTTTCTTGAGGAACTAAAGCTTTGCGACCTTCTTGGAGTAGATTACTACAACTTTCACCCTGGCACCGCAAAAGGCATAAGTGATGAAGAAGGTATAAGAAACATCATAAGGAGCTTGGAAGAGGTATTTTCTACATATACACCAAAGCATACATGCGTGCTTTTTGAAAACACAGCAGGAGAAAAGGGAGACCTCGGTAAAAACTTTGAGGAGCTAAAAAAACTCATAGAACCCTTCAAGGACCTGAAAGTGGGTGTGTGCATAGACACATGTCATGCCTTTGCTTACGGCTATGCTATAAATACTGCGGAAGGTTTTAATGCCTTTAAAAAAGAGGCAGAAAGCACGGTGGGTATAGAAAGTATAAAAGCGGTGCACTGCAACGACTCAAAAGTGCCGTTAGGTGGTAAAAAAGACAGACACGAACACATAGGTTTAGGATACATGGGCACACAGGCTTTCAGGCTTTTCCTTAAAGATCCTTACTTTTCAAACCTACCTTACTATTTAGAAACACCAAAGGAAGATGATTGGGATAGAAAGAACCTACAAACACTAAGGAGCATACTTTAA
- a CDS encoding DHH family phosphoesterase, with protein sequence MRYEGIPIIDMLKEEKGSILVFSHENPDADTLGSALALYLFLKKKGKNVKVGCKDKVPHFLDFLPHCEEVIPLPTPEVFDTGIIVDASGFYRAGTEVRAIKKVRIDHHIGGEFYSPYDYIDPSAPSTTAIIYHLLKTWDESAIDQEIAECLYAGLATDTGFFKYSNTNADTFQMAKELVEKGADPHKVYVMFSERESLGKMRLISKALDTLTLYEDGLVAGIIIYDRFFKETGTTYPDSEGLVNFPRSIEGVEVAFALIEKADEGVWKASLRSKEKVNVASVAQRLGGGGHKYASGCKIKADSAQSAVELLLSAIREELNQEQTQLQVQCPA encoded by the coding sequence ATGAGATACGAAGGCATACCTATTATAGACATGCTAAAAGAGGAAAAAGGTTCTATACTTGTGTTTTCTCACGAAAATCCCGACGCGGACACTCTTGGAAGCGCTTTAGCTCTGTATCTCTTTTTGAAGAAGAAGGGTAAAAATGTTAAAGTGGGGTGCAAAGACAAAGTGCCTCACTTTCTTGATTTTCTACCACACTGCGAGGAGGTCATACCACTTCCTACACCTGAAGTATTTGATACAGGAATAATAGTAGATGCAAGCGGTTTTTATAGAGCAGGTACAGAGGTCAGAGCCATAAAAAAGGTGAGAATAGATCACCACATAGGAGGTGAGTTTTACTCACCGTACGACTACATAGACCCTTCCGCTCCTTCTACAACAGCTATAATATACCATCTTCTTAAAACGTGGGATGAGTCTGCAATAGATCAAGAAATAGCAGAATGTCTGTACGCAGGTCTTGCAACTGATACGGGCTTTTTCAAATACTCCAACACCAACGCAGATACCTTCCAGATGGCAAAGGAGCTTGTAGAAAAAGGTGCAGACCCTCATAAAGTTTATGTGATGTTCAGCGAAAGGGAATCTCTAGGAAAGATGCGTCTCATCTCCAAAGCGCTTGACACCTTAACGCTCTACGAAGATGGTTTGGTGGCAGGTATTATCATTTATGATAGGTTCTTTAAAGAAACTGGCACCACTTACCCAGACAGTGAAGGGCTCGTAAACTTCCCAAGGTCCATAGAAGGTGTGGAAGTAGCTTTCGCACTTATAGAAAAAGCGGATGAAGGTGTATGGAAAGCATCCCTGAGGTCCAAAGAGAAGGTAAATGTAGCAAGCGTAGCACAGAGGCTTGGAGGAGGAGGACATAAGTACGCATCTGGATGCAAAATAAAAGCAGATTCCGCACAATCCGCTGTAGAACTTCTACTTTCTGCCATTAGAGAAGAACTAAACCAAGAGCAAACACAACTGCAGGTACAATGCCCCGCTTAG